One segment of Dromaius novaehollandiae isolate bDroNov1 chromosome Z, bDroNov1.hap1, whole genome shotgun sequence DNA contains the following:
- the LOC135324647 gene encoding prostaglandin E2 receptor EP4 subtype-like: MSFDPTIMPPANSSANGTASEGGKPPTIPTVMFIFGVVGNLIAIVVLCKSRKEQKETTFYTLVCGLAVTDLLGTCLVSPVTIATYLQNRWPGGPALCEYSSFILLFFGLSGLSIICAMSIERYLAINHAYFYNHYVDKKLAGLTLFAIYASNVLFCALPSMGLSKSTLQYPDTWCFIDWRAKEATHAAYSYMYAGFSSFLIMVTVICNILVCVALIRMHRQFMRRTSLGTDTTSSRLSDFRRRRSFRRMAGAEIQMVILLIATSLVVLICSIPLVVRVFVNQLYQPETVRDVRQNPDLQAIRIASVNPILDPWVYILLRKTVLSKAIEKIKCLFCRIGGARRQHPGGNFNCVDGRRTSSAMSSQSPSFISRELREISSTSQTLLYPPELSESSIGGRMLLPGPSANLAQSDTTSVRTLRSSETSDSSQGQDSENVFLVNEMQSGSGASSTPKGSPLQVTFPTETLNLSEKCI, from the exons ATGTCCTTCGACCCCACCATCATGCCACCTGCGAACAGCTCCGCCAACGGGACCGCCAGCGAGGGCGGCAAGCCCCCCACCATCCCCACCGTCATGTTCATCTTCGGCGTGGTGGGCAACCTCATCGCCATCGTGGTGCTCTGCAAGTCCCGCAAGGAGCAGAAGGAGACCACTTTCTACACGCTGGTCTGCGGGCTGGCGGTCACCGATCTTCTGGGGACCTGCCTGGTGAGTCCGGTCACTATCGCCACTTACCTGCAGAATCGCTGGCCGGGAGGACCAGCGCTGTGTGAGTACAGCtccttcatcctcctcttctTTGGACTTTCTGGCCTCAGCATTATCTGCGCCATGTCTATAGAGAGGTACCTGGCCATCAACCATGCCTATTTCTACAACCATTACGTAGATAAGAAGCTGGCGGGGCTCACGCTCTTTGCCATCTATGCTTCCAACGTGCTGTTCTGCGCCCTGCCCAGCATGGGGCTCAGCAAGTCCACCTTGCAGTACCCTGACACTTGGTGTTTCATAGACTGGCGAGCAAAGGAGGCCACTCACGCGGCATATTCCTACATGTACGCTGGCTTCAGCTCCTTCCTGATCATGGTCACGGTGATCTGCAACATCCTGGTGTGCGTGGCCCTAATTCGCATGCACCGCCAGTTCATGCGGCGCACGTCCTTGGGGACAGACACCACCTCCAGCCGCTTATCTGACTTTCGCAGACGCCGGAGCTTCCGTCGGATGGCCGGAGCAGAGATCCAGATGGTTATTCTGCTCATTGCCACTTCCCTGGTTGTGCTCATCTGCTCCATTCCTCTGGTG GTCCGTGTCTTTGTGAACCAGCTGTACCAGCCTGAAACAGTGAGAGATGTGAGACAAAACCCCGACCTGCAAGCCATCCGCATTGCCTCAGTGAACCCCATCTTGGATCCATGGGTCTACATCCTCCTCCGCAAGACTGTGCTCAGCAAAGCTATTGAGAAGATCAAATGCCTCTTCTGCCGAATCGGCGGAGCTCGGAGGCAGCACCCCGGGGGCAATTTCAACTGCGTGGATGGCCGCAGGACCTCCTCTGCCATGTCCAGTCAGTCACCCTCCTTCATCTCCCGTGAGCTGAGGGAGATCAGCAGCACCTCACAAACACTGCTCTATCCTCCAGAGTTAAGTGAAAGCAGCATTGGGGGTCGCATGCTGCTTCCGGGCCCCAGCGCAAATTTGGCTCAGTCTGACACTACATCAGTAAGGACACTACGCAGCTCAGAGACCTCAGACTCTTCACAGGGGCAGGACTCTGAGAATGTCTTCTTGGTGAATGAAATGCAGTCTGGCAGTGGGGCTAGCTCCACACCCAAGGGCAGCCCTCTCCAGGTCACCTTCCCCACTGAAACATTGAACTTATCAGAAAAGTGTATATAG